A window from Xiphophorus maculatus strain JP 163 A chromosome 17, X_maculatus-5.0-male, whole genome shotgun sequence encodes these proteins:
- the LOC102233094 gene encoding SLIT-ROBO Rho GTPase-activating protein 1 isoform X1, with product MSNSNKSKKDKEILAEYESQVKDVRAQLAEQQRCLEQQTEMRVQLLQDLQDFFRKKAEIETEYSRNLEKLAERFMAKTRSTKDHQQYKKDQNLLSPVNCWYLLLNQVRRESKDHATLSDLYLNNVISRLTHISEDSARLLKRSKEILQQLQDDLMKLLNELYTVMKTYHMYNAEMISAETKLREAERQEGRVKGVSGSGGGVEPVFGLRIEERHQRRNAARKMEKMREKRKAKYSENKLKTLKARNEYLLTLEATNASVFKYYIHDLPDIIDCCDLGYHSSLSRALRTYLSAELSLEASRRAGLEVLEGAVENLDPARDRQRLLGLYPTAFCPPQRFGFQAHMGDTTTQIASQPQVQAELSLRLTQLQTRLASLKIENEEVKKTWGATLTTLQDMTVLDDCDVSQSFTHSPSSESVKSSVSDGYLNKPSLAKRRANQQETELFYFNKFREYLEGSNLISKLQAKHDILKKALAEGYKSELLTTSRGRKNSHSKHQDSTKAIPLLVESCIRYINLHGLQHQGIFRVSGSQVEVNDIKNCFERGNDPLIDEESNHDINSVAGVLKLYFRGLENPLFPKDRFNDLISCVRMENLYERAQCIRKILLGVPRATLVVMRYLFAFLNHLSQYSDENMMDTGNLAIVFGPTLLPTPDTLDQVACQAHVNEVIKTVILHHDNIFPDIKELPGPVYEKCMTGDQYCESPFSEPGALEETEPDAGTETQTSDEAEGEAVEAVARFDYVGRSGRELSFKKGASLQLFQRASHDWWEGRLNGSRGLVPHQYIVVKDRRVNSPKWADAMSDTLSQKADSDGGSSSTEDKRSRSELSSPTDIRPPENFNSHRRKRTDGLFRRPLCRSNDNHGNSGVMERSSPPVTGHFSPRDLLLGRGQGMTPPLDSPERRRRSAAVTMTVSRHDSLRRPEDTPIRRSSSGQHSFSDSLRSRVMDAETLAQDIEETVSVALGELRQLERPDRRPAPDVVLDTLDQVKNGPVASCSSESPSPHSTPSTPGTPGTPGTPGTPSPLSPMSPISPLPGPPRPANPSPDALGSFKPVTAARMGAPLRPPALRPKPVVPPKSSTPPLAPPLDKSCTM from the exons ATGTGCGGGCCCAGTTGGCGGAGCAGCAGCGCTGCCTGGAGCAGCAGACGGAGATGCGGGTGCAGCTGCTTCAGGACCTGCAGGACTTCTTCAGGAAGAAGGCCGAGATCGAAACGGAGTATTCCAGGAACCTGGAGAAGCTCGCAGAGCGCTTCATGGCCAAAACACGCAGCACAAAAGATCATCAGCAATACAA GAAGGATCAGAATCTGCTTTCTCCGGTTAACTGCTGGTACTTGTTGCTAAACCAG gtgaGGAGGGAGAGCAAAGACCACGCCACCCTCAGTGATCTCTACCTGAACAACGTCATCAGCCGTCTGACGCACATCAGCGAGGATTCGGCTCGGCTCCTGAAAAGG agtaaagaaatcctccagcagctgcaggacgaCCTCATGAAGCTTCTGAACGAGCTTTACACG GTGATGAAGACGTATCACATGTACAACGCGGAGATGATCAGCGCGGAGACCAAGCTGCGGGAGGCGGAGCGGCAGGAGGGCCGCGTGAAGGGCGTGTCCGGGTCGGGCGGCGGGGTGGAGCCTGTGTTCGGCCTGCGGATAGAGGAGCGCCACCAGAGGCGCAACGCCGCCCGCAAGATGGAGAAGATGAGAGAGAAG AGGAAGGCGAAATACTCAGAGAACAAACTGAAGACTCTGAAAGCCAGAAATGAGTATTTACTGACTCTGGAGGCGACCAATGCCTCCGTGTTTAAATACTACATCCACGATCTGCCCGACATCATCGAC TGCTGTGACTTAGGGTACCACTCCAGTCTGAGCCGGGCGTTGAGGACCTACCTATCCGCCGAACTGAGCCTTGAAGCCTCCAGGCGGGCGGGCCTGGAGGTGCTGGAGGGGGCTGTGGAGAACCTGGACCCGGCCCGCGACAGGCAGCGTCTGCTGGGCCTCTACCCTACTGCCTTCTGCCCACCGCAGCGCTTCGGATTCCAGGCACACATGGGCGACACA ACGACCCAGATCGCCTCCCAGCCGCAGGTCCAGGCTGAGCTGTCGCTGCGCCTCACTCAGCTCCAGACCCGCCTGGCGTCCCTGAAGATCGAGAATGAAGAG GTGAAAAAGACCTGGGGAGCCACTCTGACCACGCTGCAGGACATGACGGTGCTGGACGACTGCGACGTGTCGCAGAGCTTCACCCACAGCCCGTCCTCCGAGTCGGTCAAGTCCAGCGTGTCGGACGGCTACCTGAACAAACCCAGTCTGGCCAAGAGACGAGCCAACCAGCAGGAGACGGAGCTTTTCTACTTCAAT AAGTTTCGCGAGTATTTAGAGGGAAGTAATCTCATCTCGAAACTCCAGGCCAAACATGACATATTAAAGAAAGCCTTAGCTGAGG GATATAAATCTGAATTACTGACTACCAG TCGTGGGCGGAAGAACTCCCATAGCAAGCACCAG GATTCAACTAAAGCCATACCGCTGCTAGTGGAAAGCTGCATCCGCTACATTAATCTACACG GTCTTCAGCATCAGGGCATCTTCCGGGTTTCAGGCTCACAGGTAGAGGTCAACGACATCAAGAACTGCTTCGAGAGAG GTAACGACCCGCTCATAGACGAGGAGAGCAACCACGACATCAACTCTGTGGCCGGGGTGTTGAAGCTGTACTTCAGGGGTTTGGAGAACCCTCTGTTTCCAAAGGACAGGTTCAACGACCTCATTTCCTGCGTCC GGATGGAAAACCTGTATGAGAGAGCTCAGTGCATCAGGAAGATCCTGCTGGGCGTCCCGAGGGCCACACTGGTGGTGATGCGCTACCTGTTCGCCTTCCTCAACCA CCTCTCCCAGTACAGTGATGAGAACATGATGGACACTGGGAACCTGGCCATCGTGTTCGGCCCCACCCTCCTGCCGACGCCCGACACGCTGGACCAGGTGGCCTGCCAGGCGCACGTCAATGAGGTCATCAAAACGGTCATCCTGCACCACGACAACATCTTTCCCGACATCAAGGAGCTTCCAGGCCCGGTTTATGAGAAGTGCATGACCGGCGACCAGTACTG CGAGAGTCCGTTCAGCGAGCCTGGGGCCCTGGAGGAGACCGAGCCGGACGCCGGTACCGAGACCCAGACCAGCGACGAGG CAGAGGGCGAGGCCGTGGAAGCGGTGGCCCGGTTCGACTACGTGGGCCGGTCCGGCCGCGAGCTGTCCTTCAAGAAGGGCGCGTCGCTGCAGCTGTTCCAGCGCGCGTCGCATGACTGGTGGGAGGGCCGGCTGAACGGCAGCCGCGGCCTGGTGCCTCATCAGTACATCGTGGTGAAGGACAGGCGAGTGAACAGTCCCAAATG GGCGGACGCCATGTCCGATACGCTCAGCCAGAAAGCCGACAGCGACGGGGGGAGCAGCAGCACCGAGGACAAGCGGTCCCGCAGCGAGCTGAGCTCCCCGACTGACATCAGACCGCCGGAGAACTTCAACAG CCACAGGAGGAAACGAACCGACGGTCTCTTCCGCCGCCCTCTCTGTCGCTCCAACGATAACCACGGCAACAGCGGCGTGATGGAGCGGAGCTCTCCGCCCGTGACGGGTCACTTCAGCCCCAGAGATCTCCTCCTGGGGCGGGGCCAGGGCATGACCCCGCCCCTCGACAGCCCGGAGCGCCGGCGCCGCTCCGCCGCCGTCACCATGACGGTGAGCCGCCACGACTCGCTGCGGAGGCCGGAGGACACGCCCATACGGCGCTCCAGCAGCGGGCAGCACAGCTTCAGCGACTCACTGCGATCCAGAGTGATGGACGCCGAGACGCTGGCCCAG GACATCGAGGAGACGGTGAGCGTCGCCCTGGGCGAGCTGCGGCAGCTGGAGCGGCCGGACCGCCGGCCGGCGCCCGACGTGGTTCTGGACACGCTGGATCAGGTGAAGAACGGCCCGGTCGCCAGCTGCTCCTCCGAGTCGCCCAGCCCCCACAGTACACCCAGTACGCCGGGGACGCCCGGCACCCCGGGGACGCCCGGCACCCCCAGCCCGCTCAGCCCCATGAGCCCCATCAGCCCGCTGCCCGGCCCGCCCAGGCCCGCCAACCCGTCCCCCGACGCCCTGGGCTCTTTCAAGCCGGTGACGGCTGCCCGCATGGGCGCCCCGCTGCGGCCCCCCGCCCTGAGACCCAAACCCGTGGTGCCCCCCAAAAGCAGCACCCCGCCTCTGGCGCCCCCGCTGGACAAATCCTGCACCATGTGA
- the LOC102233094 gene encoding SLIT-ROBO Rho GTPase-activating protein 1 isoform X3, translating into MSNSNKSKKDKEILAEYESQVKDVRAQLAEQQRCLEQQTEMRVQLLQDLQDFFRKKAEIETEYSRNLEKLAERFMAKTRSTKDHQQYKKDQNLLSPVNCWYLLLNQVRRESKDHATLSDLYLNNVISRLTHISEDSARLLKRSKEILQQLQDDLMKLLNELYTVMKTYHMYNAEMISAETKLREAERQEGRVKGVSGSGGGVEPVFGLRIEERHQRRNAARKMEKMREKRKAKYSENKLKTLKARNEYLLTLEATNASVFKYYIHDLPDIIDCCDLGYHSSLSRALRTYLSAELSLEASRRAGLEVLEGAVENLDPARDRQRLLGLYPTAFCPPQRFGFQAHMGDTTTQIASQPQVQAELSLRLTQLQTRLASLKIENEEVKKTWGATLTTLQDMTVLDDCDVSQSFTHSPSSESVKSSVSDGYLNKPSLAKRRANQQETELFYFNKFREYLEGSNLISKLQAKHDILKKALAEGYKSELLTTSRGRKNSHSKHQDSTKAIPLLVESCIRYINLHGLQHQGIFRVSGSQVEVNDIKNCFERGNDPLIDEESNHDINSVAGVLKLYFRGLENPLFPKDRFNDLISCVRMENLYERAQCIRKILLGVPRATLVVMRYLFAFLNHLSQYSDENMMDTGNLAIVFGPTLLPTPDTLDQVACQAHVNEVIKTVILHHDNIFPDIKELPGPVYEKCMTGDQYCESPFSEPGALEETEPDAGTETQTSDEAEGEAVEAVARFDYVGRSGRELSFKKGASLQLFQRASHDWWEGRLNGSRGLVPHQYIVVKDRADAMSDTLSQKADSDGGSSSTEDKRSRSELSSPTDIRPPENFNSHRRKRTDGLFRRPLCRSNDNHGNSGVMERSSPPVTGHFSPRDLLLGRGQGMTPPLDSPERRRRSAAVTMTVSRHDSLRRPEDTPIRRSSSGQHSFSDSLRSRVMDAETLAQDIEETVSVALGELRQLERPDRRPAPDVVLDTLDQVKNGPVASCSSESPSPHSTPSTPGTPGTPGTPGTPSPLSPMSPISPLPGPPRPANPSPDALGSFKPVTAARMGAPLRPPALRPKPVVPPKSSTPPLAPPLDKSCTM; encoded by the exons ATGTGCGGGCCCAGTTGGCGGAGCAGCAGCGCTGCCTGGAGCAGCAGACGGAGATGCGGGTGCAGCTGCTTCAGGACCTGCAGGACTTCTTCAGGAAGAAGGCCGAGATCGAAACGGAGTATTCCAGGAACCTGGAGAAGCTCGCAGAGCGCTTCATGGCCAAAACACGCAGCACAAAAGATCATCAGCAATACAA GAAGGATCAGAATCTGCTTTCTCCGGTTAACTGCTGGTACTTGTTGCTAAACCAG gtgaGGAGGGAGAGCAAAGACCACGCCACCCTCAGTGATCTCTACCTGAACAACGTCATCAGCCGTCTGACGCACATCAGCGAGGATTCGGCTCGGCTCCTGAAAAGG agtaaagaaatcctccagcagctgcaggacgaCCTCATGAAGCTTCTGAACGAGCTTTACACG GTGATGAAGACGTATCACATGTACAACGCGGAGATGATCAGCGCGGAGACCAAGCTGCGGGAGGCGGAGCGGCAGGAGGGCCGCGTGAAGGGCGTGTCCGGGTCGGGCGGCGGGGTGGAGCCTGTGTTCGGCCTGCGGATAGAGGAGCGCCACCAGAGGCGCAACGCCGCCCGCAAGATGGAGAAGATGAGAGAGAAG AGGAAGGCGAAATACTCAGAGAACAAACTGAAGACTCTGAAAGCCAGAAATGAGTATTTACTGACTCTGGAGGCGACCAATGCCTCCGTGTTTAAATACTACATCCACGATCTGCCCGACATCATCGAC TGCTGTGACTTAGGGTACCACTCCAGTCTGAGCCGGGCGTTGAGGACCTACCTATCCGCCGAACTGAGCCTTGAAGCCTCCAGGCGGGCGGGCCTGGAGGTGCTGGAGGGGGCTGTGGAGAACCTGGACCCGGCCCGCGACAGGCAGCGTCTGCTGGGCCTCTACCCTACTGCCTTCTGCCCACCGCAGCGCTTCGGATTCCAGGCACACATGGGCGACACA ACGACCCAGATCGCCTCCCAGCCGCAGGTCCAGGCTGAGCTGTCGCTGCGCCTCACTCAGCTCCAGACCCGCCTGGCGTCCCTGAAGATCGAGAATGAAGAG GTGAAAAAGACCTGGGGAGCCACTCTGACCACGCTGCAGGACATGACGGTGCTGGACGACTGCGACGTGTCGCAGAGCTTCACCCACAGCCCGTCCTCCGAGTCGGTCAAGTCCAGCGTGTCGGACGGCTACCTGAACAAACCCAGTCTGGCCAAGAGACGAGCCAACCAGCAGGAGACGGAGCTTTTCTACTTCAAT AAGTTTCGCGAGTATTTAGAGGGAAGTAATCTCATCTCGAAACTCCAGGCCAAACATGACATATTAAAGAAAGCCTTAGCTGAGG GATATAAATCTGAATTACTGACTACCAG TCGTGGGCGGAAGAACTCCCATAGCAAGCACCAG GATTCAACTAAAGCCATACCGCTGCTAGTGGAAAGCTGCATCCGCTACATTAATCTACACG GTCTTCAGCATCAGGGCATCTTCCGGGTTTCAGGCTCACAGGTAGAGGTCAACGACATCAAGAACTGCTTCGAGAGAG GTAACGACCCGCTCATAGACGAGGAGAGCAACCACGACATCAACTCTGTGGCCGGGGTGTTGAAGCTGTACTTCAGGGGTTTGGAGAACCCTCTGTTTCCAAAGGACAGGTTCAACGACCTCATTTCCTGCGTCC GGATGGAAAACCTGTATGAGAGAGCTCAGTGCATCAGGAAGATCCTGCTGGGCGTCCCGAGGGCCACACTGGTGGTGATGCGCTACCTGTTCGCCTTCCTCAACCA CCTCTCCCAGTACAGTGATGAGAACATGATGGACACTGGGAACCTGGCCATCGTGTTCGGCCCCACCCTCCTGCCGACGCCCGACACGCTGGACCAGGTGGCCTGCCAGGCGCACGTCAATGAGGTCATCAAAACGGTCATCCTGCACCACGACAACATCTTTCCCGACATCAAGGAGCTTCCAGGCCCGGTTTATGAGAAGTGCATGACCGGCGACCAGTACTG CGAGAGTCCGTTCAGCGAGCCTGGGGCCCTGGAGGAGACCGAGCCGGACGCCGGTACCGAGACCCAGACCAGCGACGAGG CAGAGGGCGAGGCCGTGGAAGCGGTGGCCCGGTTCGACTACGTGGGCCGGTCCGGCCGCGAGCTGTCCTTCAAGAAGGGCGCGTCGCTGCAGCTGTTCCAGCGCGCGTCGCATGACTGGTGGGAGGGCCGGCTGAACGGCAGCCGCGGCCTGGTGCCTCATCAGTACATCGTGGTGAAGGACAG GGCGGACGCCATGTCCGATACGCTCAGCCAGAAAGCCGACAGCGACGGGGGGAGCAGCAGCACCGAGGACAAGCGGTCCCGCAGCGAGCTGAGCTCCCCGACTGACATCAGACCGCCGGAGAACTTCAACAG CCACAGGAGGAAACGAACCGACGGTCTCTTCCGCCGCCCTCTCTGTCGCTCCAACGATAACCACGGCAACAGCGGCGTGATGGAGCGGAGCTCTCCGCCCGTGACGGGTCACTTCAGCCCCAGAGATCTCCTCCTGGGGCGGGGCCAGGGCATGACCCCGCCCCTCGACAGCCCGGAGCGCCGGCGCCGCTCCGCCGCCGTCACCATGACGGTGAGCCGCCACGACTCGCTGCGGAGGCCGGAGGACACGCCCATACGGCGCTCCAGCAGCGGGCAGCACAGCTTCAGCGACTCACTGCGATCCAGAGTGATGGACGCCGAGACGCTGGCCCAG GACATCGAGGAGACGGTGAGCGTCGCCCTGGGCGAGCTGCGGCAGCTGGAGCGGCCGGACCGCCGGCCGGCGCCCGACGTGGTTCTGGACACGCTGGATCAGGTGAAGAACGGCCCGGTCGCCAGCTGCTCCTCCGAGTCGCCCAGCCCCCACAGTACACCCAGTACGCCGGGGACGCCCGGCACCCCGGGGACGCCCGGCACCCCCAGCCCGCTCAGCCCCATGAGCCCCATCAGCCCGCTGCCCGGCCCGCCCAGGCCCGCCAACCCGTCCCCCGACGCCCTGGGCTCTTTCAAGCCGGTGACGGCTGCCCGCATGGGCGCCCCGCTGCGGCCCCCCGCCCTGAGACCCAAACCCGTGGTGCCCCCCAAAAGCAGCACCCCGCCTCTGGCGCCCCCGCTGGACAAATCCTGCACCATGTGA
- the LOC102233094 gene encoding SLIT-ROBO Rho GTPase-activating protein 1 isoform X2 has protein sequence MSNSNKSKKDKEILAEYESQVKDVRAQLAEQQRCLEQQTEMRVQLLQDLQDFFRKKAEIETEYSRNLEKLAERFMAKTRSTKDHQQYKKDQNLLSPVNCWYLLLNQVRRESKDHATLSDLYLNNVISRLTHISEDSARLLKRSKEILQQLQDDLMKLLNELYTVMKTYHMYNAEMISAETKLREAERQEGRVKGVSGSGGGVEPVFGLRIEERHQRRNAARKMEKMREKRKAKYSENKLKTLKARNEYLLTLEATNASVFKYYIHDLPDIIDCCDLGYHSSLSRALRTYLSAELSLEASRRAGLEVLEGAVENLDPARDRQRLLGLYPTAFCPPQRFGFQAHMGDTTTQIASQPQVQAELSLRLTQLQTRLASLKIENEEVKKTWGATLTTLQDMTVLDDCDVSQSFTHSPSSESVKSSVSDGYLNKPSLAKRRANQQETELFYFNKFREYLEGSNLISKLQAKHDILKKALAEGYKSELLTTSRGRKNSHSKHQDSTKAIPLLVESCIRYINLHGLQHQGIFRVSGSQVEVNDIKNCFERGNDPLIDEESNHDINSVAGVLKLYFRGLENPLFPKDRFNDLISCVRMENLYERAQCIRKILLGVPRATLVVMRYLFAFLNHLSQYSDENMMDTGNLAIVFGPTLLPTPDTLDQVACQAHVNEVIKTVILHHDNIFPDIKELPGPVYEKCMTGDQYCESPFSEPGALEETEPDAGTETQTSDEEGEAVEAVARFDYVGRSGRELSFKKGASLQLFQRASHDWWEGRLNGSRGLVPHQYIVVKDRRVNSPKWADAMSDTLSQKADSDGGSSSTEDKRSRSELSSPTDIRPPENFNSHRRKRTDGLFRRPLCRSNDNHGNSGVMERSSPPVTGHFSPRDLLLGRGQGMTPPLDSPERRRRSAAVTMTVSRHDSLRRPEDTPIRRSSSGQHSFSDSLRSRVMDAETLAQDIEETVSVALGELRQLERPDRRPAPDVVLDTLDQVKNGPVASCSSESPSPHSTPSTPGTPGTPGTPGTPSPLSPMSPISPLPGPPRPANPSPDALGSFKPVTAARMGAPLRPPALRPKPVVPPKSSTPPLAPPLDKSCTM, from the exons ATGTGCGGGCCCAGTTGGCGGAGCAGCAGCGCTGCCTGGAGCAGCAGACGGAGATGCGGGTGCAGCTGCTTCAGGACCTGCAGGACTTCTTCAGGAAGAAGGCCGAGATCGAAACGGAGTATTCCAGGAACCTGGAGAAGCTCGCAGAGCGCTTCATGGCCAAAACACGCAGCACAAAAGATCATCAGCAATACAA GAAGGATCAGAATCTGCTTTCTCCGGTTAACTGCTGGTACTTGTTGCTAAACCAG gtgaGGAGGGAGAGCAAAGACCACGCCACCCTCAGTGATCTCTACCTGAACAACGTCATCAGCCGTCTGACGCACATCAGCGAGGATTCGGCTCGGCTCCTGAAAAGG agtaaagaaatcctccagcagctgcaggacgaCCTCATGAAGCTTCTGAACGAGCTTTACACG GTGATGAAGACGTATCACATGTACAACGCGGAGATGATCAGCGCGGAGACCAAGCTGCGGGAGGCGGAGCGGCAGGAGGGCCGCGTGAAGGGCGTGTCCGGGTCGGGCGGCGGGGTGGAGCCTGTGTTCGGCCTGCGGATAGAGGAGCGCCACCAGAGGCGCAACGCCGCCCGCAAGATGGAGAAGATGAGAGAGAAG AGGAAGGCGAAATACTCAGAGAACAAACTGAAGACTCTGAAAGCCAGAAATGAGTATTTACTGACTCTGGAGGCGACCAATGCCTCCGTGTTTAAATACTACATCCACGATCTGCCCGACATCATCGAC TGCTGTGACTTAGGGTACCACTCCAGTCTGAGCCGGGCGTTGAGGACCTACCTATCCGCCGAACTGAGCCTTGAAGCCTCCAGGCGGGCGGGCCTGGAGGTGCTGGAGGGGGCTGTGGAGAACCTGGACCCGGCCCGCGACAGGCAGCGTCTGCTGGGCCTCTACCCTACTGCCTTCTGCCCACCGCAGCGCTTCGGATTCCAGGCACACATGGGCGACACA ACGACCCAGATCGCCTCCCAGCCGCAGGTCCAGGCTGAGCTGTCGCTGCGCCTCACTCAGCTCCAGACCCGCCTGGCGTCCCTGAAGATCGAGAATGAAGAG GTGAAAAAGACCTGGGGAGCCACTCTGACCACGCTGCAGGACATGACGGTGCTGGACGACTGCGACGTGTCGCAGAGCTTCACCCACAGCCCGTCCTCCGAGTCGGTCAAGTCCAGCGTGTCGGACGGCTACCTGAACAAACCCAGTCTGGCCAAGAGACGAGCCAACCAGCAGGAGACGGAGCTTTTCTACTTCAAT AAGTTTCGCGAGTATTTAGAGGGAAGTAATCTCATCTCGAAACTCCAGGCCAAACATGACATATTAAAGAAAGCCTTAGCTGAGG GATATAAATCTGAATTACTGACTACCAG TCGTGGGCGGAAGAACTCCCATAGCAAGCACCAG GATTCAACTAAAGCCATACCGCTGCTAGTGGAAAGCTGCATCCGCTACATTAATCTACACG GTCTTCAGCATCAGGGCATCTTCCGGGTTTCAGGCTCACAGGTAGAGGTCAACGACATCAAGAACTGCTTCGAGAGAG GTAACGACCCGCTCATAGACGAGGAGAGCAACCACGACATCAACTCTGTGGCCGGGGTGTTGAAGCTGTACTTCAGGGGTTTGGAGAACCCTCTGTTTCCAAAGGACAGGTTCAACGACCTCATTTCCTGCGTCC GGATGGAAAACCTGTATGAGAGAGCTCAGTGCATCAGGAAGATCCTGCTGGGCGTCCCGAGGGCCACACTGGTGGTGATGCGCTACCTGTTCGCCTTCCTCAACCA CCTCTCCCAGTACAGTGATGAGAACATGATGGACACTGGGAACCTGGCCATCGTGTTCGGCCCCACCCTCCTGCCGACGCCCGACACGCTGGACCAGGTGGCCTGCCAGGCGCACGTCAATGAGGTCATCAAAACGGTCATCCTGCACCACGACAACATCTTTCCCGACATCAAGGAGCTTCCAGGCCCGGTTTATGAGAAGTGCATGACCGGCGACCAGTACTG CGAGAGTCCGTTCAGCGAGCCTGGGGCCCTGGAGGAGACCGAGCCGGACGCCGGTACCGAGACCCAGACCAGCGACGAGG AGGGCGAGGCCGTGGAAGCGGTGGCCCGGTTCGACTACGTGGGCCGGTCCGGCCGCGAGCTGTCCTTCAAGAAGGGCGCGTCGCTGCAGCTGTTCCAGCGCGCGTCGCATGACTGGTGGGAGGGCCGGCTGAACGGCAGCCGCGGCCTGGTGCCTCATCAGTACATCGTGGTGAAGGACAGGCGAGTGAACAGTCCCAAATG GGCGGACGCCATGTCCGATACGCTCAGCCAGAAAGCCGACAGCGACGGGGGGAGCAGCAGCACCGAGGACAAGCGGTCCCGCAGCGAGCTGAGCTCCCCGACTGACATCAGACCGCCGGAGAACTTCAACAG CCACAGGAGGAAACGAACCGACGGTCTCTTCCGCCGCCCTCTCTGTCGCTCCAACGATAACCACGGCAACAGCGGCGTGATGGAGCGGAGCTCTCCGCCCGTGACGGGTCACTTCAGCCCCAGAGATCTCCTCCTGGGGCGGGGCCAGGGCATGACCCCGCCCCTCGACAGCCCGGAGCGCCGGCGCCGCTCCGCCGCCGTCACCATGACGGTGAGCCGCCACGACTCGCTGCGGAGGCCGGAGGACACGCCCATACGGCGCTCCAGCAGCGGGCAGCACAGCTTCAGCGACTCACTGCGATCCAGAGTGATGGACGCCGAGACGCTGGCCCAG GACATCGAGGAGACGGTGAGCGTCGCCCTGGGCGAGCTGCGGCAGCTGGAGCGGCCGGACCGCCGGCCGGCGCCCGACGTGGTTCTGGACACGCTGGATCAGGTGAAGAACGGCCCGGTCGCCAGCTGCTCCTCCGAGTCGCCCAGCCCCCACAGTACACCCAGTACGCCGGGGACGCCCGGCACCCCGGGGACGCCCGGCACCCCCAGCCCGCTCAGCCCCATGAGCCCCATCAGCCCGCTGCCCGGCCCGCCCAGGCCCGCCAACCCGTCCCCCGACGCCCTGGGCTCTTTCAAGCCGGTGACGGCTGCCCGCATGGGCGCCCCGCTGCGGCCCCCCGCCCTGAGACCCAAACCCGTGGTGCCCCCCAAAAGCAGCACCCCGCCTCTGGCGCCCCCGCTGGACAAATCCTGCACCATGTGA